A single genomic interval of Festucalex cinctus isolate MCC-2025b chromosome 16, RoL_Fcin_1.0, whole genome shotgun sequence harbors:
- the tspan33a gene encoding tetraspanin-33: protein MCGSSGRDAPGRYDEDFSFVNPVVKYLLFVFNFLFWLIAMAMIAIGVYARVSKHAETALACLAVDPAMMLLVVGVFMFIITFCGCVGSLRENICLLQFFCITLTVIFLLQLAAGVLGFIFSDKARNKVTQMVNNAIVHYRDDIDLQNLIDFGQKEFGCCGAVTYTDWSNNIYFNCTDKNPSRERCSVPFSCCIITKDKVEVINTMCGQGMQVVKYIEAGDVIHTNGCIDKVMDWIHSNLFLLGGIALGLAIPQLVGILLSQILISQIKDQIELQNYNLKHRTDPWR, encoded by the exons ATGTGTGGGAGTAGTGGAAGAGACGCGCCTGGACGTTACGATGAGGACTTCTCCTTTGTCAACCCCGTGGTCAAATACCTGCTCTTCGTATTTAATTTCCTCTTCTGG CTCATCGCCATGGCCATGATCGCTATCGGGGTGTACGCCCGCGTCTCCAAGCACGCAG AGACGGCGCTGGCGTGTCTCGCCGTGGATCCGGCCATGATGCTGCTGGTGGTCGGCGTCTTCATGTTTATCATCACTTTCTGCGGCTGTGTGGGCTCGCTGCGGGAGAACATTTGTCTGCTGCAGTTT TTTTGCATCACTCTGACTGTCATCTTCCTGCTTCAGTTGGCTGCTGGGGTGCTGGGATTCATCTTCTCTGATAAG GCCCGTAACAAAGTGACCCAAATGGTCAACAACGCCATCGTGCACTACAGAGACGACATTGACCTGCAGAACCTCATTGACTTTGGACAGAAAGAG TTTGGCTGCTGTGGAGCTGTGACCTACACCGACTGGTCCAACAACATCTACTTCAACTGCACTGACAAGAATCCCAGTCGGGAACGTTGCTCTGTCCCTTTCTCCTGTTGCATCATTACCAAGgacaag gtGGAGGTGATTAACACCATGTGCGGGCAAGGCATGCAGGTAGTAAAGTACATCGAAGCCGGCGACGTCATCCACACCAACGGATGCATCGACAAAGTGATGGACTGGATCCACAGTAACCTCTTCCTGTTGGGAGGCATCGCACTGGGGCTGGCCATCCCTCAG CTGGTGGGCATCCTGCTGTCTCAGATTCTCATCAGCCAAATTAAAGATCAGATTGAGCTGCAGAACTACAACCTCAAGCACCGAACTGACCCGTGGAGATAG